The following nucleotide sequence is from Ignavibacteriales bacterium.
CATCACTGGTTGATGAAAAAGAAATTCAATAAATTTCGGTACGAAACCCCGGAAAAACTTTATCAATTAGAAGAAAAAACAATCGCGATCTTCGTGCCTGCATGGCACGAGCAAGATGTTATTGATAAAATGTTGTTGAATGCATGCCGAACAATTCAATATAAGAATTACGATATTTTTGTGGGAGTTTATCCGAACGATCCCGGAACAATATCAAGAGTTGAATTGGTAAGCAAGCAATATCCGAATGTTCATGCGGTAGTGGCTGATAAACCTGGGCCAACAACAAAAGCGGATAATTTGAATGGTATTCATGCCGGAATGATAAAGTGGGAAAACAAAACCGGCGTAAGATATGATATCATTGTCATGCACGATTCTGAAGATGTCATTCATCCTCTATCATTGAAAATTCATAATGCGCTTATTCCGGAATATGATATGGTGCAGATGCCTGTATTTCCGCTGGATACTAGTCATTTGAATCTTGTTCACTGGACCTATGCCGATGAATTTGCAGAATACCATACCAAAGATTTATTTGTTCGACAGCATTTCAGCGGATTTGTTCCCTCGGCCGGTGTTGGCACTGCATTCAATAGGTGGATTATCGAATTTGTTGGTACCTCGTTCGCGAAGAACATTTTCCGTACGAGCGCTCTTACTGAAGATTATGATCTCGCGTTGCGACTCGCGCTTGGGCGGGCGAATCTTTTATTTACATATAAACCATTCGGTATCGATTGTGCTACCCGCGGATATTTCCCACATTCAATGAGCGCTTCAATAAGACAGAAAAGCAGGTGGATTACCGGTATATGCCTGCAATCATGGCAAACAATCGGTTGGCGGGGAGATGCAAAATTCAGATTTGTTCTTTATCGTGATAGAAAAGCGGTAATTGCGAATATAATTAATTTCTTCGCTTACATTGTAATTCTATATTTAATATCTTACGAAGCGATACGTTTAGGTTTTGCGGCATATCGACAACTGCCACCTATTGTTACTAAAGGAACAATATTGTGGGACCTTGTGGTCATCGATAGTCTATTGATGATCTGGCGAATTATGCATCGGTTTGTTACTGTACGACGCGTATATGGAATCTGGGCGGCAATATTAAGTATTTTCAGATTGCCGATTTCAAATATTATTAATTTCAGCGCAACAGGCAGAGCGTTATATCAATTTACAAAAGCAGCCTTGAGGAAGAAAGAGCTTAAGTGGGAAAAGACAGCGCACCACTTCCCAACTGCGACAGAACATAGTTCTTAAAACTAAAAAATGAATTAATGAAAACAAACTTGAGGGATTTGATGGTCAAGAATTATTCTATCTTATATGTTGATGACGAAGATCAATTACGGTTTTTAGTGCAGAATCAATTAAGTCAGGAAGGTTTTAATGTCGACACCGCAGACGATGGTGATACGGCCTTAGATATGATGAAACAAAAGTCGTATGATGTTGTGTTACTAGATATCAGGATGCCGCGGTTGAACGGACTTGAAGTATTGAAGGAAATGAAAAAGCGGAAAACGAACGCTCGGGCGATAATGCTTACAGGTGTGGATGATCTTGCCGTTGCCCTTGAAGCTGTTAAAAGCGGTGCGATTGATTATCTGACCAAACCTTACGAGTTGGATAATCTTATGAGATCGATTATGCGCGTTATTGGTTAGAGTTAGAATTTGCAGATGCCGGACATTCAGGCGACAGCAAAAGTTTTGGAAAAGCTGTAGATAGTTAGTAATTTGATTTAAGACTTGGGGTCAAGTCCTGCGCAACAAGAAATTTCCGAACCCCGCCAGGTCCGGAAGGAAGCAACGGTAGGAAGTAAATCTTGTGTGACGTAGGGTAGCTTGACCTCTTTTAATTTTATTCCAACCATGAAATAATCTCAAACGATCCTGTCATCGGGTAACTTGGCGGAGAGTTAACTAATAATCGGTTATCGTATTTATAATTTTTCTGAAATCCATGATTGATTGTTGTGCCGCTGTAAGTCCCCACCGGTCCACGTTGATATTGCGTTACCCCGCCATAAAGGTACAAAGTTCCACTAACAGGTCGAGTGTTATAGTTCTCTGCCGTCAAACCGCCTTTCAAACAAAAAATTGCTGCATCAATCCTACAATCGCTGTTATTGGCAGCATTATCTGTTACAAATACGTTATTTTCACTGACGAGTCCCAACATATCATCAGATGCACCTGCTCTTGGATCTGCTTTACAGCGGACATCGTTATCAATATAAATATTCCCAAATCCCAATCCAGAACTAGCCGTAGCACAGACTGTTGCTCTACCGTCGATAGTACCTTGAACGTGAATATTTCCTTTCGCTGCTAATATAACACCATTCGGGGCAAATGAAGACAACGGCTCGGTAGTTACCGTACCGGTAGCAGATGTTTTCCATTTAACGTTTCCATCTTCAAATGTCAGCCATAAATCACCGGTTGCAAAAACCCGGCCTCCTGCTGTTGCAGCCGCCACTACGCCATTAATATTCGCGGGCAGGTCTAAATCAACCCCTTTCTGATAACCACCATAAAATTTTGCTTTACTCTTTGTGGGATTTGTTCCTAACCGAGTTGTAACTTTCCCATAGAAAACAGGAGAATTAGGTGTGGGAATATTTAATTTGGCTTGTGAATGGAGGGGTCCCCAAACTGTATCCTTAGATATCCAATCGATTGCACCTTCGATTTTAGAATAATAAGCGAATTTAGAATATGAGCTCGGTTGAAGCAAAACTCTCACCGTCTCGGCTGAATCGGTGTACGTTCCGATTGCTTCAATTTTTTTCATCTTTGTAAGTGTATCGCGTACGGTAACACTGAATTTACCCCCTGAGAAAGAAATATTTGAATACCCCGCTCTCCATGAGGTGTCTATGAATAATTTATTTGCAGCGATATTCGCGGCACTCGTAGCAATGTTATGAGCTTGAGATTTTTTTTGATAACTGAGATAGTTTTCCACCGCACGGTTTGCCTGCCGATGTAAGTTAGGTGTCACAATTCCAAGTATTAAACTGAAACCTAACACGAGTAATATAGATGCTCTGCCCATATAAATTTTCCTTATCTGTTTTTAAGATTTCTTGCTGCAAGACGCAACTGCCGCCAGAACGCAAATGAATATGTAGTATCGTACGCGTAAGGACTTTCCAGCAATACGGAAAGTTGAATCTCATAGATTGCATTCGGATTACTAATCGGAAAAGGCAATGAATCACCCTGTGCATCGAAGTAAACGAAATCGAATTTTGTGACGCCCAAACTTATACCGCTTCCTCTTCGATTATTGATGTCGCGGAATAGATACATGTCTCTGGGATTCGGAGTACCGGTTAACCCTGATATCGTCCCGATTGAATATTCCAGAGTGTCAACATTTCCGACATTCAATAAATCGGTTTGAAATTTAATATTATGCCTGCCCGCACCAAGAATTGCTTTGGATGGATCAGGAACTTTAGTGTATTCCCTGCAGTATCCTATTCTTCTAAAATCATCTTCAATCATGCGTACTAGTGATACTAAATTTTCCTGGACAGTGAGATCGTTCGTGGTGGTATAATTGGAGTAAACTAACGAACTGTTCATGTGTATTACCATCAACAGCAGAAATCCGGCGATGATGATGGATGATAATATGTCTAATATCGTACTTGAACCCATAACTTTGCTCCTTACCTGAAATACCAATAACTGAAGATATATTCGGCGCTCACTGTATCTTTCATTTGCGGACTCGTCACCTGAACGCTTAGTTTTTTATGCCATGTAGGAGATGCTTGCGCAACATTTGGATTCAACGGATCGATATAAAATACACGGCAAGATATGTTGAACATTCCACTTAAAGTGTCTGGAGTAACTGTTCTTCGTAGATTGTTGAAGTCATCAAAGTCATTCAATGAATCCGGATAATATTCACCGGTCTCAAGTCCTAATTGCGCTACAGGAGTTAGCTGAGAGGTCGCAGTAGCAATATCTTCATCTGTATTTTTATCGAATGATTTTCCCTGCGCCTCTTCAACAAGTGAGGAAGCGATTGATATCGCTGTTACACCTAATTTTGCCTGAATAACAATCTCATTGCTGTTCCCTAAGCTGCGGTTCATGGAAACTACAACAGTTCCAAGAAGCGCTAAGGCAAACAAAGCAAATATTGTTTGTCCGGTGTTCATATTAACCCCTTAATAAGTTTTCTGCAATTATTTTTTAATCAACGGATGTGATTGAGGCCAGATCTGATGCAATTCCGGCATTAAAATGTACCTTTGCCGGATTTGCCGCTTCTGTTAATCAGACTGCAAGATATTTTAATCCGATTTGCCGGCGTTCTAATTCCTACCGATTAATCAGGACCAATATTTTCATTTGGTAAAATAATCAATGCACATGCTGGCATATCACTAAATCACATGGACATGATAAAATAAATTACGAGAAGACGCAATAGTAAGAGTGAGAACAATCACTTCCGGATAGAGGAAATAACTCCAAACAGTCGGATTATCAAAAAAGATGAATTCTTGCAAAGATGTTAAAAAATTAGTAACTTTAAAAAACAAATACCGAATAATTTCAAAATTTCGGATAATACATAGATAAATTAAATTTAAAATCATTCGCAACAAGTCACTGGTTAACGATGTCGAGCGTCTTTTTATTACGAGTTTTCATTTTAAGCACAAACCGTTTCCTCGCTTCGTTCCACGACTTCGCCGCGGCACTGATCCGTGTGCGTAGTTGCATATTCAATAATTATTCAGACCCTAATGGGCTGGTAGCAGAAAATATTATGTCTATAAGTGGGTCGGAGGAACAAAGTGTCAAACGTAAGAAAAGAAATTATAATCAACGCAACTGCGAACGAGATTCGCATTGCTATCACCGAGGATAAGCGTTTAGCAGAACTCTTCGTTGAAACTCCTGAAAAGGAGCGTATGGTAGGCGATATATATTTAGGCCGTGTGGCTAAGGTAATGCCTGGCATCCGTGCTGCATTTATTGATCTTGGATTAAAGCAAGATGCCTTTCTACATTTTTCAGATATTGGAAGTTCGTTCTCTGAATATTCATCGTTAGTGGGCGATGAAGATTCCGATGTGGATGTTGATGAAGATGGAGACGATACCGAAAATCCTTTAAGCGAAAACGGTTCGACTCCAACAACGGAACTTAAAAACCAACCACAATCGCAACAGCGACAACGACCCCAAAGGAACGATAATTATCAAAAATCTTTACCGGACATCAAGCGCGGTCAGGATATATTAGTACAAGTTACAAAAGAACCGGTTGGTCGCAAGGGTGTTAGAGTAACATCGGAAGTCTCCATACCCGGCAGATTTTTAGTGCTATTGCCTTTCGATGGGAAGATTGGTGTTTCAAAACGGATGCAGAGCTTCAAGGAAAAACGCCGGTTGCGCAGAATCGTTCGCAATTTTCTCCCTGAAGGATTTGGTGCGATCATCCGTACTGTTGCTATGGATCAGGATGAAGCGGCATTAAAAGCGGATATGGATAATCTTCTTTCAACATGGAGGGAGATAGAGAAAAGCGTTAAATCGGAGGAACCGCCTTCACTTCTTTACAAAGACATGGCAACGACTTCCAGTGTTATCCGTGATTTATTTTCTGAATCTGTTGACCGGATAGTAATAGATTCGAAAAAATTGTATAAAGAAATCCGCGCGTACGTTAAAACAGTCTCTCCGGATTGGATCGATAAGATTGAGTTATACAAAGACAAAGAGCCGATCTTCGATGTTTATGGAATAGAAAAAGAAATCGCAACCGTGCTAAGTAGAAAAGTATGGTTGAAGAGCGGTGGATATATAATTATCGAACAAACCGAGGCGATGGTTGTTGTCGACGTGAATAGCGGTCGTTACGCGGCGAAACGCGAACAAGAATTGAATTCACTCCGTACTAATCTCGAATCGGCAAGGGAGATATGCCGTCAGCTTAGATTGAGAGATCTTGGGGGAATTATCGTAATCGATTTCATCGATCTGGATGATGAGAAGAATCGAAAAAAAGTATACGATGAATTGCGTAAAGAATTTAAACGCGATCGTGCAAAAGTTACCGTCTTGCCGATGACTGAAATCGGATTAGTTCAAATCACCCGGCAAAGGATCCGACAAAATATCCTCCATAGTTTCAGCGAACCCTGCCCTGTTTGCGGCGGCGGCGGTCTAATTGAATCTAAATCGAGCATTGTAAATCATATCGAGAGATGGGTACGCAGATTCAAATCAGAATCGCGTGAATACCGACTTAGACTCGCGGTACACCCAACAGTCGCTCAATACCTGAGAGAAGGCACAATAAGTAGGATTACGAAGATGAAATTCAAATATTTTGTTTCAATCAAACTTACAGAAGACACATCAACTCAGGCATCAGAGTTCCATTTCTTTTCCCTAAAGCAAAATAAAGATATTACTGAGCAATTTATTTCATGATTATTAAAGGATATTTTTAATGAAGATATTTATTGACACAGCAAACATTAATGAAATCAAAGAAGCAGCAAGTATGGGATTGTTGGATGGTGTAACCACTAATCCGAGTCTCGTGGCAAAAGAAGGTAAAAAATTTGAAATACTAATCAAAGAAATTTGTTCAATAGTCGATGGTGATATAAGCGCCGAAGTAATATCAACCGATTACGACGGAATGCTGCGTGAAGGTCGTGAGCTTGCAAAACTCGACGATAAAATAGTTGTGAAAATTCCGCTTATCAAGGAAGGTCTGAAAGCAGTTAAAAGTTTGAAAGCCGAAGGCATCCGCACGAATGTAACGTTATGCTTCTCTCCAAATCAGGCGCTTCTTGCTGCAAAAGCAGGCGCATACATCCTTAGTCCGTTCGTTGGACGTTTAGATGATATCAGCACTAACGGAATGGAATTGATATCTCAGATTTTAACTATCTATCGGAATTATGGATTTGATACACAAGTTTTAGTCGCGAGTATCCGTCATCCGTTGCACGTTGTTGAATCTGCCTTGATGGGTGCCGATATTGCAACAATTCCTTTTAACGTATTCACCCAGCTTATCAAACATCCTCTGACAGACATCGGATTAGAAAAATTTCTTTCAGATTGGAAGAAGGTGCCGAGGTAATTATGAAACCAACAGCATTTAATTCGATTCACAAAAAATTGGGAGCTAAGTTAGTGGAATTCGCCGGATTCGAAATGCCTGTTCAGTACACAGGAATTATAGACGAGCATCGTGCGGTTCGCACATCGGTGGGCATTTTCGATGTATCGCACATGGGCGAATTTAAAATCAGCGGTCCGGATGCTCTGGCGCTTGTCCAAAAAGTCACGACAAACGATGCCTCAAAATTGACCGATGGCAAAGTGCAATATTCCGCGATGTGTTATCAGGATGGCGGCATCGTTGACGATCTGCTTGTGTACAGAATGAAGGATCATTTCATGTTCGTTGTAAACGCAGCGAACCTTCAAAAAGATTTTAACTGGATAAAATCCAATATCGATAGTTTCAACGTGCAACTTGAGGATCAAAGTGATGGAATTTCGCTTCTGGCTATTCAAGGCCCTAAGTCGCTTGCTACCCTGCAAAAGTTAACAGGAACCAACCTAGCGGCTATGCCGTATTATTCGTTCGTGTATGGTGAACTGGCAGGTATCGATATGATTATTTCGAGAACCGGTTACACAGGAGAATTGGGTTTTGAATTATATTTTGATTCGTCCATCGCTGTCTCGGAACGCATTTGGAATTCGATCATGGAAGCCGGGAAAGAATTCGGTATCAAACCGATCGGTTTGGGTGCGCGTGATACACTTCGACTTGAAATGGGATTTTGTCTCTACGGCAACGATATTGATCAGACCACCAATCCGCTTGAAGCAGGTCTCGGATGGATAACGAAACTTGATAAAAATAATTTTAATAGCCGTGATGTGCTGTTAGAAGTAAAGAAAAATGGTACCAACCGAAAACTTGTCGGATTTGTGATCGAAGATGATCGTGCTTTTCCGCGTCACGGATATGAAATATTGAGCAACGGCAAAAAGATCGGCACAGTTACAAGCGGAACAGTTTCGCCAATTCTTAGTAATGCAATAGGTATGGGATATGTTTCGATGGAGTTCAGTCAACCCGGATCTGTTTTAAATATTATGATTCGAAATAAAGAGGTTAACGCAAAAGTTGTAAAGATTCCTTTCATACAAAGATGAAGACAAACCTGATAAATAAAAAAATTTCGATTACAGTCCATCTCACACCCGGTAATATTGATGAGATGGAGTTGAAAGACAAGAATTTAATTGTAATAGATGTGTTGCGTGCTAGTACAACAATTGCAACGGCACTGAAAAACGGCGCTAAAGAGATTATGCCCGTTGGTACTATTGAAAACGCGGTGAAAATTTCCGGCAGTTTGTTCGGTGGCGTAACGCTGCGTGCCGGCGAGCGGAATTCAAAAATTATCGAAGGATTCAACCTCGGAAATTCCCCGAAAGAATTCACTGAAGATGTTGTGAAAGGGAAATCAATAATTTTCTTCACCACGAACGGAACCACTGCGATAGGAAAAGGTAAACACGCGAAGAACTTAGTAGTTGCAAGTTTTGTAAACCTTTCGAAAGTTGTACAATATTTCCTCCGCCTGCAGGAGGATATAGTTATTCTCTGTGCGGCAAATGAAAATGTTTTTTGCGTCGAAGATGCCGTATGTGCCGGCAGAATAATAAACAAGATGGCCGATTCTGCAGGTATCGAATTAGTCCTTGATGACGCAGGAGTTGCTTGCGCCATGCTCGATAAAAGTTTCGGTAAAAGCTTGTTGAAAATGCTTAAGAGCACGGAACACGGAAAATATCTCACCGAAATTGGCTTTGCCGATGATCTTAAAATATGTGCCTCATTGGATTCTGTTGAGGTTATTCCGATGCTGGTCGGTAACGTTATCAAACTTCCAAAAGATATAAGCTGAACAATTTTAAATCATCCGAAAATCTGATGAAAGAGTGTTGATGGCTGACCGTGTAAAACAAAACTCGACAGGGATTTCTAAGAAATCCCAGAAGAAACGAACGGCAGACAGGCGCAAACACATTTTCGCGATCATCGGGATGATGATCGGTGTACTTATATTTTTAAGTATACTCGGTTATTCATTCTCCGATGAAGCTATCCTCGATGAGCTTTCCTTCACCGATATATTTCGCTTACCATTCAATTCCTCGGTAAAAGCATTAGCATCCGGTATCAGGAATTGGTTAGGATTATTCGGCGCTTTTACAGCAGATTATTTCATCAATTCTACTGTAGGTTTTGTATCAATCTTATTCCCGCTATTGATTGTTATTTGGTGTTGGGTATTCCTTCGAGCAGCGGAATCTAAGAAACTACTGACCTTGACGAATTATCTTTTTCTCTTTTCACTTTTATTTTCCACAACATTCGGAATTACGAATTTGGTGATCATCGATTTGCCAAAAGAATGGAGCGGCATAGTAGGTGCGTATCTTGCGGATATTTTTGTGAAATTATTGGGAAGAGTCGGTGCTCCTATTGTGGTTGTTACCGCATTTTTTATCACAATCGTTCTTGCAATCGATCTCGATATTCATAAATCTATCGAAAGAATAAAAGTATTGTGGCTGGCTCTCTTCAATCGGAAGGCAAGCGACGGCTCGTTGCCGATACCGTCGGAAGCTGAAACTGAAGTTTCGATCAACAAAAACGAGGAAGAGTTTACTACGGAAATTATCCCACAGGAAGAGGATGAATTAGATAAGATAGTTTCGGAGGAGGAAGAAGAGATTGAAACGGAACAGGAGTTGGAAGAAGAGCAAGATGAACCGCCGATGAAAATCGTTGAAATGGATGATGAACCGGATGCGGAAATTGAATCTGAGGAAGTTAAAATTCCTGAAGCGGTAGAGGATGAAGAAATCGATTATGTTTTTCCTTCAATTGAATTGCTCGATGCTCATCGTCAGGGAGATATTATTCCTGAGGAAGAATTAAAAGCGAACGCTGAATTGGTGCGGGCGAAGTTGGCTAATTTCGGGATTGAAATAGAGAGTGTTAGTGTTACACCCGGACCCGTGGTAACATTGTATGAGCTTGTTCCTGCATCCACAGTGAAAATTAGCCGTATCGTAAATTTATCGGATGACCTTGCGCTTGCGTTGGCTGCTAAAGGGATTCGAATTATGGCGCCAATTCCGGGTAAAAGTGCCGTAGGTGTCGAGATACCAAATAAAAATCCGTCACTCGTTTCTTTGCGATCTGTCTTGAACTCGACGAAGTTCCGGGAGATGAAAGCAAATCTACCCATCGCGCTCGGGAAAACAATTTCGGGTGATGTTTATTCGGACGATTTATCTAAGATGCCTCACTTGTTGATAGCCGGCTCAACCGGTTCAGGGAAAAGTGTGGGGATCAATACATTCCTCGCGAGTCTTTTGTTCCGTCTACATCCTTCCGATGTAAAGTTCGTAATCATCGATCCTAAAAAGATCGAGTTGACACCATACAAAAAATTGAAGAATCATTTCCTCGCGGTCTCACCCGATATCGATGAAGATATAATCACCACACCCGAAAACGCGGTTTTCGTTTTACGCAGCGTGGAACTGGAGATGGAAAAACGTTACGATCGATTGGCAGCCGCCGGCGTGAGAAATATTCAAGATTATAACGAACGGTTGAAAGCAGGGAGATTAAAAAACACCGAGACAATCGTTCATCGTAAAATGCCTTATCTGGTGGTGGTAATTGATGAACTTGCCGATCTCATGATGACCGCCGCACGCGAAGTGGAAGAACCGATTGCGCGCTTGGCGCAAATGGCAAGAGCGGTCGGAGTGCATTTATTATTCGCAACACAGCGCCCGTCGGTGGATGTTATCACCGGCGTGATCAAGGCAAATTTCCCCGCGCGTATCGCTTATCAGGTTGCGACGAAAACTGATTCCCGCACTATTCTTGATATGAACGGTGCCGAACAACTTTTAGGCAGCGGTGATATGATATATATGCCGGCTGGAGGTCAAAAACCATCGCGTATTCAGAATGCTTATGTTTCAACCGATGAAGTTGAACGATTGACCGAACATGTTGGGCGCCAAAAAGGTTATAGCAAACCATTCCAGCTCCCATCAACTCTCGAGCGTAAAAAATCCGGTGCACGTGGTATGTCGGATAGCCGTGATGAATATTTTGAAGAAGCAGCGCGTTTGATAGTCAGGCATCAGCAAGGTTCTGTATCATTGTTGCAGCGCCGGCTGAAAGTCGGATATTCACGAGCCGCCCGATTAGTTGACGAGCTTGAAGCGGCCGGTATCGTGGGACCGTTTGACGGCAGTAAAGCTCGAATGGTTCTTATTGAAGATGAACAGCAACTCGATAGACTTTTTAAGGATATTTTATAATGAAACTTATCTATCTAAATAAAATATTTCGGATTGCAATTCTAACTTTAATTATCATCTCTAATCTGATGGCTGGAGATGATGCAGATAAGATTCTACGAAACATACAGAAGAAATACGAATCATGGAATGATGCCACAATTTCGTTTACACAACAAGTGTTATTCGCTGTAACTAAATCGGAGCAAACGTTTGATGGAAAACTTATTGTAAAAAAAGGGAATAAGTACAGAATTGACCTCGAACAACAATTGATAATCACCGATGGGAAAACCCTTTGGAACGTTAATAAGACTAACAAACAGGTAATGATCGATAATTACCGTGACGATCCGAAATCGATTACACCCGAAAAAATGTTGACCAATATACCGAAAAATTACAACGCGACATTGTTGAATCGCGATGAGGAGGGGGGGGCGGATATTGCGGTTTTAAAATTACTTCCCAAAGAAGAAAGAAGTTCATTCCGTTCGATTAAAATGTGGGTAGACGAAGATAAGTCGGTATTAAAAAAAATCCAGATAATCGACGCGAGTAAAAACACGATAACTTACACAATCAATAATCTATTCATTAACTCCGGCTTAAAAGAAAATTCATTTTCATATCAACCACCTGACGGTTATGAAGTGATAGATTTACGGTGAATGAACCTCCTATAGAAACAACATTTTATGAATCAAAAACTGAAGACATATCTGCAATACGGATTTAGTGTAATACTGACCGGAGTGTTTCTTTATTTTGCTTTCAGGGGAACAGACTTTGCTAGTCTGATCGAAATTTTATCTCGGGCAAATTACTGGTGGGCATTAGCAATGATTCCCATGTTGGTCATAAGCAATCTTTTCAGAGCATGGCGGTGGGAATACTTATTAAGACCGGTTAAGAAGGGGATTCGGTACAGAAATCTTTTTTCATCGATGATGGTTGGTTACATGATGAACAACGTTCTACCTCGTGTGGGTGAGCTTGCGCGTCCGTATGCGATCGGAAAACTCGAAGGTATCTCGCGAAGCTCCGCTCTCGGTACGGTTTTCATCGAACGCATCTTCGATATACTTTCATTCATGGTCGTGATCGCATTAATTCCGTTATTCTATAGCGGTCCTCTCACACAAGTATTTCCGTGGCTTGAAGAAACGGGTATCTGGTTGACGGTAATCTCATTATTATTTCTTCTGATCTTCACCTTCTTGATGATGCGCAGAGATTATGTTGAAAAAATGCTCCGATTCATCACGCGCCACATTTCACCTAAAAAGGGTAAGCTCGTAGAACATATCGCGCATTCATTCCTGGATGGATTTTTATTTTTGAAAGAACCGCGGCATTATTTCATGATCGGAATATTGAGCGTTCTAGTCTGGGTGTTTTATATCATCATGGTATTTCTTCCGTTCTACGCTTTCGGAATGGTTGAGCAATATTCACTCGATCTCGCCTCCGCATTAGTCGTGCAGGCGATCTCAACAATCGGATTCATTCTTCCGACTCCGGGCGGAACCGGTTCTTATCATTATTTCACAATTCAAACGCTTACAAAACTTTATAATGTGAATGAAGAAATAGCACGCAGTTATGCTACCGTTACCCACGCGATCGGTTTTATCGGGACGATGGCGATAGGAATTTATTATTTTATAAAAGATAAATTACATTTCGGAGAAGTTGCCCGGCGTGATATAACAAACGACATGAATTCAACATCCGGCAAATAGACGCGCAAATTTTTAACAATTTAAAACATATTCTCAAACAAAAGGAGATAAATAATGAAATCAATAATCATCACCGTTGCTGCCATCATCATTGGAGCAGCGACACTTTTTGCACAACAATCGAAAGCTACAAAAATGGATCAACCAAAAGGAAACCCGATCGTTATCATGAAAACTTCAATGGGCAGCGTTAAAGTTGAATTATTCGAAGACAAAGCGCCGATCACCGTAAAAAACTTTTTAAGTTATGTTGATGAAAAATATTTCAACGGAACTGTTTTTCACAGGGTCATAAAAGGATTTATGATACAAGGCGGCGGTTTCGAAGCCACAGACCCGATAAAGCAGAAACCGACAAAAGCGCCGATTAAAATTGAATCGGACAACGGTTTGAAAAACGATCGCGGCACTCTAGCTATGGCTCGCACCAACGATCCGAACAGCGCAACCAGCCAATTCTTTATCAATGTGGTTGATAACGCGTTCCTCAACTATTCATCAGGAAATCCCGGGTATGCGGTTTTCGGTAAAGTGATTGAAGGAATGGATGTTGTGGATAAAATCCGTACAGTGAAGACCG
It contains:
- a CDS encoding DNA translocase FtsK translates to MADRVKQNSTGISKKSQKKRTADRRKHIFAIIGMMIGVLIFLSILGYSFSDEAILDELSFTDIFRLPFNSSVKALASGIRNWLGLFGAFTADYFINSTVGFVSILFPLLIVIWCWVFLRAAESKKLLTLTNYLFLFSLLFSTTFGITNLVIIDLPKEWSGIVGAYLADIFVKLLGRVGAPIVVVTAFFITIVLAIDLDIHKSIERIKVLWLALFNRKASDGSLPIPSEAETEVSINKNEEEFTTEIIPQEEDELDKIVSEEEEEIETEQELEEEQDEPPMKIVEMDDEPDAEIESEEVKIPEAVEDEEIDYVFPSIELLDAHRQGDIIPEEELKANAELVRAKLANFGIEIESVSVTPGPVVTLYELVPASTVKISRIVNLSDDLALALAAKGIRIMAPIPGKSAVGVEIPNKNPSLVSLRSVLNSTKFREMKANLPIALGKTISGDVYSDDLSKMPHLLIAGSTGSGKSVGINTFLASLLFRLHPSDVKFVIIDPKKIELTPYKKLKNHFLAVSPDIDEDIITTPENAVFVLRSVELEMEKRYDRLAAAGVRNIQDYNERLKAGRLKNTETIVHRKMPYLVVVIDELADLMMTAAREVEEPIARLAQMARAVGVHLLFATQRPSVDVITGVIKANFPARIAYQVATKTDSRTILDMNGAEQLLGSGDMIYMPAGGQKPSRIQNAYVSTDEVERLTEHVGRQKGYSKPFQLPSTLERKKSGARGMSDSRDEYFEEAARLIVRHQQGSVSLLQRRLKVGYSRAARLVDELEAAGIVGPFDGSKARMVLIEDEQQLDRLFKDIL
- a CDS encoding flippase-like domain-containing protein — protein: MNQKLKTYLQYGFSVILTGVFLYFAFRGTDFASLIEILSRANYWWALAMIPMLVISNLFRAWRWEYLLRPVKKGIRYRNLFSSMMVGYMMNNVLPRVGELARPYAIGKLEGISRSSALGTVFIERIFDILSFMVVIALIPLFYSGPLTQVFPWLEETGIWLTVISLLFLLIFTFLMMRRDYVEKMLRFITRHISPKKGKLVEHIAHSFLDGFLFLKEPRHYFMIGILSVLVWVFYIIMVFLPFYAFGMVEQYSLDLASALVVQAISTIGFILPTPGGTGSYHYFTIQTLTKLYNVNEEIARSYATVTHAIGFIGTMAIGIYYFIKDKLHFGEVARRDITNDMNSTSGK
- a CDS encoding peptidyl-prolyl cis-trans isomerase; amino-acid sequence: MKSIIITVAAIIIGAATLFAQQSKATKMDQPKGNPIVIMKTSMGSVKVELFEDKAPITVKNFLSYVDEKYFNGTVFHRVIKGFMIQGGGFEATDPIKQKPTKAPIKIESDNGLKNDRGTLAMARTNDPNSATSQFFINVVDNAFLNYSSGNPGYAVFGKVIEGMDVVDKIRTVKTGNFPAVSLYQGKEIKQQMQDVPETKVVIESISRQGK
- the lolA gene encoding outer membrane lipoprotein chaperone LolA, coding for MKLIYLNKIFRIAILTLIIISNLMAGDDADKILRNIQKKYESWNDATISFTQQVLFAVTKSEQTFDGKLIVKKGNKYRIDLEQQLIITDGKTLWNVNKTNKQVMIDNYRDDPKSITPEKMLTNIPKNYNATLLNRDEEGGADIAVLKLLPKEERSSFRSIKMWVDEDKSVLKKIQIIDASKNTITYTINNLFINSGLKENSFSYQPPDGYEVIDLR